One stretch of Camelus bactrianus isolate YW-2024 breed Bactrian camel chromosome 19, ASM4877302v1, whole genome shotgun sequence DNA includes these proteins:
- the DEFB127 gene encoding beta-defensin 127 has product MRLLLIIAILLFQKFTVTDQLKKCWGQYIQGYCRKICKTTEIREVLCENGRYCCLDIMKLEERKKVTKPTRPKPMTYAVTLPQDYYGDEHNYANPKKKST; this is encoded by the exons ATGAGGCTTCTCCTGATCATTGCAATTCTGCTGTTCCAGAAGTTCACAG TAACTGACCAACTTAAGAAATGCTGGGGTCAATATATACAAGGATACTGCAGGAAAATAtgcaaaacaacagaaatacGTGAAGTGCTATGTGAAAATGGGAGATATTGTTGCCTCGATATCATGAAACTAGAAGAACGTAAAAAAGTTACGAAACCAACTCGTCCAAAGCCAATGACATATGCAGTCACTTTACCTCAAGATTATTATGGAGATGAACACAATTATGCAAACCCCAAGAAAAAGTCTACATAA
- the DEFB128 gene encoding beta-defensin 128 has product MKLFLVLIILLFEVSKDAARPRKCFNNVAGYCKKKCDLGEVFEVACSHRKLCCVYEADNRKAQEAAKLPEPPLKPDLKLDYIILPTVTLDTVTP; this is encoded by the exons ATGAAGCTGTTTCTGGTTCTCATTATTCTGCTGTTTGAGGTATCCAAAG ATGCAGCACGACCCAGAAAATGCTTTAATAATGTAGCAGGCTACTGCAAGAAGAAATGCGATCTGGGGGAAGTATTTGAAGTAGCATGTTCACATAGAAAATTATGTTGTGTTTACGAAGCGGACAACAGAAAAGCCCAAGAAGCCGCAAAGTTACCTGAACCTCCTTTGAAGCCTGATTTGAAGTTGGACTATATCATTTTACCCACTGTCACACTTGATACAGTTACACCGTAA